One stretch of Apis cerana isolate GH-2021 linkage group LG8, AcerK_1.0, whole genome shotgun sequence DNA includes these proteins:
- the LOC108000925 gene encoding AT-rich interactive domain-containing protein 5B isoform X3, producing MEKIELLGGACFSHGPYTFYKAVRIGNGRVLRLGSFFLTKLWSDADLVSIGELQLLWMDSRGPNQPLASLRLYFLPENTPDGRRDTHGEDEVLTISEKVVVRVHDLVTWLSPALEWSWGREVSYPPTPTSSPENSPLRYEIPQPQVLTDPGIDFSDVDKQQKEYESNHNTRKSDYSSQTKVVVLSYPRYCRYRALLRRLEGAEPSWLCSSIAAALGGFTATPGTRILFCRDTFDYPDLETHELLCNHLAPKLKGRPRRKRKKRSASPGESSNESEASVASTSKSAPASSNVMVPSVGRPPSSVVRRSERKTSAEEKKFITDVQNFMNSRGTPVGKMPLLGYRQIDLFLFYTKVQMLGGYDSVSAGRLWKNIYDDIGGNTGSTSAATITRRHYERLLLPYERYQRGEEEKIRLTHGRRSKSSSVSEESEDIKQETNDSYPSDTPPPVETSLTTTSPPLQSIVSTAPFLSNEKPKTETGKTSSLRSVRVKPERLKSLNTMIANSTPSPSQQTSQLPSPPPSSNTSISTPSSTPSTTPTNGTGSQSVLERQLNSPLISQQVPPSCSPPGLPVTTVVTNASTVVTLTPPPEKDMKEIKLDPKQTSLLAQGKENIPLFGEKSIFAEKAIVPPRSPEVIDLETESDTSRDKIIIPSFKKRKLEILREGGLEVTAVDLDTRPSVIQNNSPAPATMKSEEKPPISYPLPVTPNSIPKLISVTVTPDIGHMLSSPQEHQQHHHHQARLPTPTKQHPAHYNNNNNIAMNNNNMVNSRVINLGTSNNAALLQLYANANVPPPASSGLHQANHRFVPPTVPNGRIFPPKVTQSRSIFAHNEKTVYGDPKEIPIPPKYRPSLHRLQPHPMYSNNDPVYGGVLDLTQKSNKPTYPRPSLEIVKVPVVPRPNPLNLEMRNSSTHKEKPTDCSKRSTFPGYQSVLDSRTMASNNLEITIVNPKQKSNHLCTPAPVRVPSPSRNNAIPMQRRQQLNVEIIPGWLRSNNKTRSIGEKT from the exons GACGAAGTGCTGACAATATCTGAAAAGGTTGTGGTGCGTGTTCATGATCTCGTTACGTGGTTATCGCCTGCATTGGAATGGTCATGGGGTCGGGAAGTATCTTACCCACCGACCCCAACGTCGTCTCCGGAGAATAGCCCGTTAAGGTATGAGATACCTCAACCGCAGGTGCTCACCGATCCTGGCATTGATTTTTCGGACGTCGATAAGCAACAGAAGGAGTACGAAAGCAATCACAACACGCGAAAATCGGACTATAGTTCTCAAACGAAAGTGGTGGTGCTCTCGTATCCCAGGTATTGCCGATATCGAGCACTCTTACGTAGGCTCGAAGGCGCCGAACCGTCCTGGCTTTGCTCATCCATAGCAGCCGCACTGGGTGGATTCACCGCCACACCGGGTACAAGGATACTCTTCTGTAGAGATACCTTTGACTATCCGGATCTTGAAACTCACGAGCTCCTCTGCAATCATTTAG cacCAAAATTGAAAGGAAGGCCGAGGAGGAAACGCAAAAAGCGCAGCGCATCGCCCGGTGAATCGAGTAATGAAAGTGAAGCTTCCGTTGCATCCACGTCGAAAAGTGCCCCAGCGAGTTCGAACGTTATGGTACCGAGCGTTGGTAGGCCACCTTCGTCGGTAGTACGGCGAAGCGAGCGGAAGACCAGCgcggaggaaaagaaattcataacGGACGTGCAGAATTTCATGAACTCGCGGGGTACGCCTGTCGGAAAGATGCCACTGCTGGGCTACAGGCAGA TCGATCTCTTCCTGTTTTATACGAAAGTGCAAATGCTTGGTGGTTATGATTCCGTCAGCGCTGGCCGACTGTGGAAGAATATCTACGACGATATAGGTGGTAATACAGGATCTACCAGCGCCGCGACTATCACTCGACGGCATTACGAAAG GTTATTGTTACCATATGAGAGGTATCAAAGAggcgaggaagaaaaaattagactGACACACGGAAGACGAAGTAAAAGTAGCAGCGTATCCGAAGAATCCGAGGACATTAAGCAAGAAACGAACGATTCATATCCATCGGATACGCCTCCCCCCGTAGAAACGAGTCTTACCACCACGAGCCCTCCCTTACAATCAATCGTATCGACAGCG CCGTTCCTGTCGAATGAAAAACCCAAAACAGAGACTGGAAAGACGTCGTCTCTACGTAGCGTAAGAGTGAAGCCGGAACGTCTGAAATCATTAAATACCATGATTGCCAATAGTACACCATCACCCAGCCAGCAAACCAGCCAACTGCCAAGTCCACCACCTTCTTCTAATACATCAATTTCAACGCCGAGTAGTACACCTTCTACCACACCCACGAATGGTACTGGAAGTCAGAGCGTGTTAGAGAGGCAGCTGAACAGCCCTCTCATATCGCAACAAGTTCCACCGTCGTGTTCGCCACCGGGTCTTCCGGTAACCACAGTGGTGACGAATGCCTCTACAGTTGTTACGTTAACGCCTCCGCCCGAGAAGGACATGAAAGAGATCAAATTGGACCCGAAGCAAACAAGCTTGCTGGCGCAGGGCAAGGAGAACATCCCGTTGTTCGGCGAAAAGTCAATTTTTGCGGAGAAGGCTATAGTGCCTCCTAGATCGCCGGAGGTGATCGATCTTGAAACGGAAAGCGACACGAGTAGGGATAAGATAATCATTCCCAGCTTCAAGAAGCGCAAACTTGAAATACTCCGCGAAGGTGGGCTCGAGGTCACTGCCGTCGACTTGGATACGCGACCGAGCGTTATTCAAAACAATTCTCCCGCGCCAGCAACGATGAAATCGGAGGAAAAGCCACCGATATCGTATCCTCTTCCAGTCACGCCCAATTCCATTCCCAAGTTGATTTCCGTCACCGTGACGCCCGACATAGGGCACATGTTGTCGTCCCCCCAAGAACATCAGcaacatcatcatcatcaagcACGGTTACCAACGCCGACGAAACAACATCCCGCCCAttacaataacaacaacaacatcgCAATGAACAACAACAATATGGTGAACAGTCGTGTGATAAATCTTGGCACTTCTAATAACGCCGCGTTGCTACAATTGTACGCGAACGCCAACGTCCCACCACCGGCATCGTCGGGGTTGCATCAAGCAAATCATCGTTTCGTGCCGCCAACTGTTCCTAACGGTAGGATATTTCCGCCCAAGGTGACACAGTCGAGGTCGATATTCGCACACAACGAAAAGACGGTTTACGGAGATCCAAAAGAAATTCCTATCCCTCCAAAATATCGTCCCTCGCTGCATCGTTTGCAGCCGCATCCGATGTATAGTAATAACGATCCCGTTTACGGCGGGGTTCTCGACTTGACGCAAAAATCTAACAAGCCGACGTACCCGAGGCCGAGCTTAGAAATAGTGAAAGTACCTGTAGTGCCGAGGCCTAATCCATTGAACTTGGAGATGAGGAACTCGTCCACGCATAAAGAAAAACCAACAGATTGTTCGAAACGAAGTACCTTCCCTGGTTATCAGAGTGTACTCGACAGTCGAACCATGGCttcgaataatttagaaattacaaTCGTAAATCCTAAGCAAAAGAGTAATCACCTATGTACACCGGCTCCTGTCCGCGTACCGAGTCCATCTAGAAATAATGCAATACCTATGCAAAGAAGACAGCAATTGAACG TGGAAATTATACCAGGATGGCTACGATCCAACAACAAAACACGATCGATAGGAGAAAAAACGTAG
- the LOC108000926 gene encoding proline-rich protein 2 codes for MERMELSGIFLSGCSRLNTPLAATTTLEDPGTPASWKGPPPGSEASPFTPNSVGQGGGPGSGPYNNTGGPPSNAAFQGPSPFPGGAGSPAGAPPYQGPPPGSATPQYTASPAPSGSSTPGPGPPPNSSGFPPPPNNSGPPYNGPGPSPFGSPSGGPPQFVGRPGSSGPPFVPPGAGNPHFPSHGQPFGGPQYGMPPGSPFGPGHPMTGPIGPGHPAMMGPGGPVDRMDQGSPCRVRDSIRGKRD; via the exons ATGGAAAGAATGGAACTGAGCGGTATATTTTTGTCAG GCTGTAGCCGCCTAAACACGCCATTGGCAGCCACTACCACACTGGAGGATCCGGGAACACCAGCCTCTTGGAAGGGCCCGCCACCCGGCTCGGAGGCATCGCCCTTTACACCCAACTCCGTTGGCCAGGGTGGTGGCCCTGGCTCCGGTCCTTACAACAATACAGGTGGTCCACCGAGTAATGCGGCCTTCCAAGGCCCAAGCCCTTTCCCCGGTGGTGCTGGTAGTCCAGCGGGGGCGCCTCCTTATCAAGGACCACCCCCTGGTTCCGCGACTCCTCAGTATACTGCCTCACCAGCGCCCAGCGGCTCCTCGACACCCGGCCCTGGACCACCGCCCAACTCCTCGGGCTTCCCACCGCCACCCAATAATTCCGGGCCCCCGTACAATGGGCCCGGGCCGAGTCCATTCGGCTCGCCATCTGGCGGGCCACCGCAATTCGTCGGTCGACCCGGTTCCTCGGGGCCTCCTTTCGTACCTCCGGGAGCGGGGAATCCTCACTTCCCTTCGCACGGTCAACCGTTTGGCGGACCCCAATACGGTATGCCACCAGGAAGCCCGTTTGGACCTGGTCACCCGATGACAGGGCCTATCGGTCCTGGACATCCAGCCATGATGGGACCCGGTGGACCCGTCGACAGGATGGACCAAGG
- the LOC108000925 gene encoding bromodomain-containing protein 4 isoform X1: MEKIELLGGACFSHGPYTFYKAVRIGNGRVLRLGSFFLTKLWSDADLVSIGELQLLWMDSRGPNQPLASLRLYFLPENTPDGRRDTHGEDEVLTISEKVVVRVHDLVTWLSPALEWSWGREVSYPPTPTSSPENSPLRYEIPQPQVLTDPGIDFSDVDKQQKEYESNHNTRKSDYSSQTKVVVLSYPRYCRYRALLRRLEGAEPSWLCSSIAAALGGFTATPGTRILFCRDTFDYPDLETHELLCNHLAPKLKGRPRRKRKKRSASPGESSNESEASVASTSKSAPASSNVMVPSVGRPPSSVVRRSERKTSAEEKKFITDVQNFMNSRGTPVGKMPLLGYRQIDLFLFYTKVQMLGGYDSVSAGRLWKNIYDDIGGNTGSTSAATITRRHYERLLLPYERYQRGEEEKIRLTHGRRSKSSSVSEESEDIKQETNDSYPSDTPPPVETSLTTTSPPLQSIVSTAPFLSNEKPKTETGKTSSLRSVRVKPERLKSLNTMIANSTPSPSQQTSQLPSPPPSSNTSISTPSSTPSTTPTNGTGSQSVLERQLNSPLISQQVPPSCSPPGLPVTTVVTNASTVVTLTPPPEKDMKEIKLDPKQTSLLAQGKENIPLFGEKSIFAEKAIVPPRSPEVIDLETESDTSRDKIIIPSFKKRKLEILREGGLEVTAVDLDTRPSVIQNNSPAPATMKSEEKPPISYPLPVTPNSIPKLISVTVTPDIGHMLSSPQEHQQHHHHQARLPTPTKQHPAHYNNNNNIAMNNNNMVNSRVINLGTSNNAALLQLYANANVPPPASSGLHQANHRFVPPTVPNGRIFPPKVTQSRSIFAHNEKTVYGDPKEIPIPPKYRPSLHRLQPHPMYSNNDPVYGGVLDLTQKSNKPTYPRPSLEIVKVPVVPRPNPLNLEMRNSSTHKEKPTDCSKRSTFPGYQSVLDSRTMASNNLEITIVNPKQKSNHLCTPAPVRVPSPSRNNAIPMQRRQQLNGKYMTRSEPISPYTPRKPSHPVIPNVPNLNHLNSGNYTRMATIQQQNTIDRRKNVEIGGKEQHHHHHQHHQHQQHHLHQQQHLHPHPHQHQQHQQQPHQQHQHQHHQHQQQQRRISEGDKSLIAQQHQQQQQQQQQQQQQQQQQQQQQQQEPRQTEAGRRHSVPSIPSGFVPAVPQNNPAYLPQLPNTPGKFLPILDPMYYSAFYNGLFPPPIPPTAATSFLPPEFSAYYKELLASSQPRLGMAGQHQPAAPTSK, encoded by the exons GACGAAGTGCTGACAATATCTGAAAAGGTTGTGGTGCGTGTTCATGATCTCGTTACGTGGTTATCGCCTGCATTGGAATGGTCATGGGGTCGGGAAGTATCTTACCCACCGACCCCAACGTCGTCTCCGGAGAATAGCCCGTTAAGGTATGAGATACCTCAACCGCAGGTGCTCACCGATCCTGGCATTGATTTTTCGGACGTCGATAAGCAACAGAAGGAGTACGAAAGCAATCACAACACGCGAAAATCGGACTATAGTTCTCAAACGAAAGTGGTGGTGCTCTCGTATCCCAGGTATTGCCGATATCGAGCACTCTTACGTAGGCTCGAAGGCGCCGAACCGTCCTGGCTTTGCTCATCCATAGCAGCCGCACTGGGTGGATTCACCGCCACACCGGGTACAAGGATACTCTTCTGTAGAGATACCTTTGACTATCCGGATCTTGAAACTCACGAGCTCCTCTGCAATCATTTAG cacCAAAATTGAAAGGAAGGCCGAGGAGGAAACGCAAAAAGCGCAGCGCATCGCCCGGTGAATCGAGTAATGAAAGTGAAGCTTCCGTTGCATCCACGTCGAAAAGTGCCCCAGCGAGTTCGAACGTTATGGTACCGAGCGTTGGTAGGCCACCTTCGTCGGTAGTACGGCGAAGCGAGCGGAAGACCAGCgcggaggaaaagaaattcataacGGACGTGCAGAATTTCATGAACTCGCGGGGTACGCCTGTCGGAAAGATGCCACTGCTGGGCTACAGGCAGA TCGATCTCTTCCTGTTTTATACGAAAGTGCAAATGCTTGGTGGTTATGATTCCGTCAGCGCTGGCCGACTGTGGAAGAATATCTACGACGATATAGGTGGTAATACAGGATCTACCAGCGCCGCGACTATCACTCGACGGCATTACGAAAG GTTATTGTTACCATATGAGAGGTATCAAAGAggcgaggaagaaaaaattagactGACACACGGAAGACGAAGTAAAAGTAGCAGCGTATCCGAAGAATCCGAGGACATTAAGCAAGAAACGAACGATTCATATCCATCGGATACGCCTCCCCCCGTAGAAACGAGTCTTACCACCACGAGCCCTCCCTTACAATCAATCGTATCGACAGCG CCGTTCCTGTCGAATGAAAAACCCAAAACAGAGACTGGAAAGACGTCGTCTCTACGTAGCGTAAGAGTGAAGCCGGAACGTCTGAAATCATTAAATACCATGATTGCCAATAGTACACCATCACCCAGCCAGCAAACCAGCCAACTGCCAAGTCCACCACCTTCTTCTAATACATCAATTTCAACGCCGAGTAGTACACCTTCTACCACACCCACGAATGGTACTGGAAGTCAGAGCGTGTTAGAGAGGCAGCTGAACAGCCCTCTCATATCGCAACAAGTTCCACCGTCGTGTTCGCCACCGGGTCTTCCGGTAACCACAGTGGTGACGAATGCCTCTACAGTTGTTACGTTAACGCCTCCGCCCGAGAAGGACATGAAAGAGATCAAATTGGACCCGAAGCAAACAAGCTTGCTGGCGCAGGGCAAGGAGAACATCCCGTTGTTCGGCGAAAAGTCAATTTTTGCGGAGAAGGCTATAGTGCCTCCTAGATCGCCGGAGGTGATCGATCTTGAAACGGAAAGCGACACGAGTAGGGATAAGATAATCATTCCCAGCTTCAAGAAGCGCAAACTTGAAATACTCCGCGAAGGTGGGCTCGAGGTCACTGCCGTCGACTTGGATACGCGACCGAGCGTTATTCAAAACAATTCTCCCGCGCCAGCAACGATGAAATCGGAGGAAAAGCCACCGATATCGTATCCTCTTCCAGTCACGCCCAATTCCATTCCCAAGTTGATTTCCGTCACCGTGACGCCCGACATAGGGCACATGTTGTCGTCCCCCCAAGAACATCAGcaacatcatcatcatcaagcACGGTTACCAACGCCGACGAAACAACATCCCGCCCAttacaataacaacaacaacatcgCAATGAACAACAACAATATGGTGAACAGTCGTGTGATAAATCTTGGCACTTCTAATAACGCCGCGTTGCTACAATTGTACGCGAACGCCAACGTCCCACCACCGGCATCGTCGGGGTTGCATCAAGCAAATCATCGTTTCGTGCCGCCAACTGTTCCTAACGGTAGGATATTTCCGCCCAAGGTGACACAGTCGAGGTCGATATTCGCACACAACGAAAAGACGGTTTACGGAGATCCAAAAGAAATTCCTATCCCTCCAAAATATCGTCCCTCGCTGCATCGTTTGCAGCCGCATCCGATGTATAGTAATAACGATCCCGTTTACGGCGGGGTTCTCGACTTGACGCAAAAATCTAACAAGCCGACGTACCCGAGGCCGAGCTTAGAAATAGTGAAAGTACCTGTAGTGCCGAGGCCTAATCCATTGAACTTGGAGATGAGGAACTCGTCCACGCATAAAGAAAAACCAACAGATTGTTCGAAACGAAGTACCTTCCCTGGTTATCAGAGTGTACTCGACAGTCGAACCATGGCttcgaataatttagaaattacaaTCGTAAATCCTAAGCAAAAGAGTAATCACCTATGTACACCGGCTCCTGTCCGCGTACCGAGTCCATCTAGAAATAATGCAATACCTATGCAAAGAAGACAGCAATTGAACGGCAAGTATATGACAAGGAGTGAACCAATTTCACCTTATACACCTAGGAAACCGAGTCATCCTGTTATACCGAATGTACCTAATCTAAATCATCTAAATAGTGGAAATTATACCAGGATGGCTACGATCCAACAACAAAACACGATCGATAGGAGAAAAAACGTAGAGATAGGCGGTAAGGAGCAGcatcaccatcatcatcagCATCATCAACACCAGCAGCATCACCTTCATCAACAGCAACATTTGCATCCGCATCCTCATCAACATCAACAGCATCAACAACAACCGCATCAACAACATCAGCACCAACATCACCAACATCAGCAGCAACAGCGTCGGATCAGCGAGGGCGATAAATCGTTAATCGCTCAACAAcaccagcagcagcagcagcagcaacaacaacagcagcagcagcagcaacagcaacaacaacaacaacaacaggaACCAAGGCAAACCGAAGCTGGAAGAAGACACAGTGTTCCGAGTATACCTTCTGGTTTCGTACCTGCAGTGCCGCAAAACAATCCAGCTTACCTTCCGCAACTGCCAAATACGCCCGGCAAGTTCCTACCGATTTTAGACCCCATGTACTATTCCGCATTCTATAATGGTTTATTCCCCCCGCCGATTCCGCCCACGGCTGCAACGTCGTTTTTACCGCCGGAATTTAGTGCATACTATAAAGAATTACTTGCTTCCTCGCAACCAAGACTGGGGATGGCGGGGCAGCACCAGCCGGCTGCTCCAACGTCTAAGTAG
- the LOC108000925 gene encoding bromodomain-containing protein 4 isoform X2, translated as MEKIELLGGACFSHGPYTFYKAVRIGNGRVLRLGSFFLTKLWSDADLVSIGELQLLWMDSRGPNQPLASLRLYFLPENTPDGRRDTHGEDEVLTISEKVVVRVHDLVTWLSPALEWSWGREVSYPPTPTSSPENSPLRYEIPQPQVLTDPGIDFSDVDKQQKEYESNHNTRKSDYSSQTKVVVLSYPRYCRYRALLRRLEGAEPSWLCSSIAAALGGFTATPGTRILFCRDTFDYPDLETHELLCNHLAPKLKGRPRRKRKKRSASPGESSNESEASVASTSKSAPASSNVMVPSVGRPPSSVVRRSERKTSAEEKKFITDVQNFMNSRVDLFLFYTKVQMLGGYDSVSAGRLWKNIYDDIGGNTGSTSAATITRRHYERLLLPYERYQRGEEEKIRLTHGRRSKSSSVSEESEDIKQETNDSYPSDTPPPVETSLTTTSPPLQSIVSTAPFLSNEKPKTETGKTSSLRSVRVKPERLKSLNTMIANSTPSPSQQTSQLPSPPPSSNTSISTPSSTPSTTPTNGTGSQSVLERQLNSPLISQQVPPSCSPPGLPVTTVVTNASTVVTLTPPPEKDMKEIKLDPKQTSLLAQGKENIPLFGEKSIFAEKAIVPPRSPEVIDLETESDTSRDKIIIPSFKKRKLEILREGGLEVTAVDLDTRPSVIQNNSPAPATMKSEEKPPISYPLPVTPNSIPKLISVTVTPDIGHMLSSPQEHQQHHHHQARLPTPTKQHPAHYNNNNNIAMNNNNMVNSRVINLGTSNNAALLQLYANANVPPPASSGLHQANHRFVPPTVPNGRIFPPKVTQSRSIFAHNEKTVYGDPKEIPIPPKYRPSLHRLQPHPMYSNNDPVYGGVLDLTQKSNKPTYPRPSLEIVKVPVVPRPNPLNLEMRNSSTHKEKPTDCSKRSTFPGYQSVLDSRTMASNNLEITIVNPKQKSNHLCTPAPVRVPSPSRNNAIPMQRRQQLNGKYMTRSEPISPYTPRKPSHPVIPNVPNLNHLNSGNYTRMATIQQQNTIDRRKNVEIGGKEQHHHHHQHHQHQQHHLHQQQHLHPHPHQHQQHQQQPHQQHQHQHHQHQQQQRRISEGDKSLIAQQHQQQQQQQQQQQQQQQQQQQQQQQEPRQTEAGRRHSVPSIPSGFVPAVPQNNPAYLPQLPNTPGKFLPILDPMYYSAFYNGLFPPPIPPTAATSFLPPEFSAYYKELLASSQPRLGMAGQHQPAAPTSK; from the exons GACGAAGTGCTGACAATATCTGAAAAGGTTGTGGTGCGTGTTCATGATCTCGTTACGTGGTTATCGCCTGCATTGGAATGGTCATGGGGTCGGGAAGTATCTTACCCACCGACCCCAACGTCGTCTCCGGAGAATAGCCCGTTAAGGTATGAGATACCTCAACCGCAGGTGCTCACCGATCCTGGCATTGATTTTTCGGACGTCGATAAGCAACAGAAGGAGTACGAAAGCAATCACAACACGCGAAAATCGGACTATAGTTCTCAAACGAAAGTGGTGGTGCTCTCGTATCCCAGGTATTGCCGATATCGAGCACTCTTACGTAGGCTCGAAGGCGCCGAACCGTCCTGGCTTTGCTCATCCATAGCAGCCGCACTGGGTGGATTCACCGCCACACCGGGTACAAGGATACTCTTCTGTAGAGATACCTTTGACTATCCGGATCTTGAAACTCACGAGCTCCTCTGCAATCATTTAG cacCAAAATTGAAAGGAAGGCCGAGGAGGAAACGCAAAAAGCGCAGCGCATCGCCCGGTGAATCGAGTAATGAAAGTGAAGCTTCCGTTGCATCCACGTCGAAAAGTGCCCCAGCGAGTTCGAACGTTATGGTACCGAGCGTTGGTAGGCCACCTTCGTCGGTAGTACGGCGAAGCGAGCGGAAGACCAGCgcggaggaaaagaaattcataacGGACGTGCAGAATTTCATGAACTCGCGGG TCGATCTCTTCCTGTTTTATACGAAAGTGCAAATGCTTGGTGGTTATGATTCCGTCAGCGCTGGCCGACTGTGGAAGAATATCTACGACGATATAGGTGGTAATACAGGATCTACCAGCGCCGCGACTATCACTCGACGGCATTACGAAAG GTTATTGTTACCATATGAGAGGTATCAAAGAggcgaggaagaaaaaattagactGACACACGGAAGACGAAGTAAAAGTAGCAGCGTATCCGAAGAATCCGAGGACATTAAGCAAGAAACGAACGATTCATATCCATCGGATACGCCTCCCCCCGTAGAAACGAGTCTTACCACCACGAGCCCTCCCTTACAATCAATCGTATCGACAGCG CCGTTCCTGTCGAATGAAAAACCCAAAACAGAGACTGGAAAGACGTCGTCTCTACGTAGCGTAAGAGTGAAGCCGGAACGTCTGAAATCATTAAATACCATGATTGCCAATAGTACACCATCACCCAGCCAGCAAACCAGCCAACTGCCAAGTCCACCACCTTCTTCTAATACATCAATTTCAACGCCGAGTAGTACACCTTCTACCACACCCACGAATGGTACTGGAAGTCAGAGCGTGTTAGAGAGGCAGCTGAACAGCCCTCTCATATCGCAACAAGTTCCACCGTCGTGTTCGCCACCGGGTCTTCCGGTAACCACAGTGGTGACGAATGCCTCTACAGTTGTTACGTTAACGCCTCCGCCCGAGAAGGACATGAAAGAGATCAAATTGGACCCGAAGCAAACAAGCTTGCTGGCGCAGGGCAAGGAGAACATCCCGTTGTTCGGCGAAAAGTCAATTTTTGCGGAGAAGGCTATAGTGCCTCCTAGATCGCCGGAGGTGATCGATCTTGAAACGGAAAGCGACACGAGTAGGGATAAGATAATCATTCCCAGCTTCAAGAAGCGCAAACTTGAAATACTCCGCGAAGGTGGGCTCGAGGTCACTGCCGTCGACTTGGATACGCGACCGAGCGTTATTCAAAACAATTCTCCCGCGCCAGCAACGATGAAATCGGAGGAAAAGCCACCGATATCGTATCCTCTTCCAGTCACGCCCAATTCCATTCCCAAGTTGATTTCCGTCACCGTGACGCCCGACATAGGGCACATGTTGTCGTCCCCCCAAGAACATCAGcaacatcatcatcatcaagcACGGTTACCAACGCCGACGAAACAACATCCCGCCCAttacaataacaacaacaacatcgCAATGAACAACAACAATATGGTGAACAGTCGTGTGATAAATCTTGGCACTTCTAATAACGCCGCGTTGCTACAATTGTACGCGAACGCCAACGTCCCACCACCGGCATCGTCGGGGTTGCATCAAGCAAATCATCGTTTCGTGCCGCCAACTGTTCCTAACGGTAGGATATTTCCGCCCAAGGTGACACAGTCGAGGTCGATATTCGCACACAACGAAAAGACGGTTTACGGAGATCCAAAAGAAATTCCTATCCCTCCAAAATATCGTCCCTCGCTGCATCGTTTGCAGCCGCATCCGATGTATAGTAATAACGATCCCGTTTACGGCGGGGTTCTCGACTTGACGCAAAAATCTAACAAGCCGACGTACCCGAGGCCGAGCTTAGAAATAGTGAAAGTACCTGTAGTGCCGAGGCCTAATCCATTGAACTTGGAGATGAGGAACTCGTCCACGCATAAAGAAAAACCAACAGATTGTTCGAAACGAAGTACCTTCCCTGGTTATCAGAGTGTACTCGACAGTCGAACCATGGCttcgaataatttagaaattacaaTCGTAAATCCTAAGCAAAAGAGTAATCACCTATGTACACCGGCTCCTGTCCGCGTACCGAGTCCATCTAGAAATAATGCAATACCTATGCAAAGAAGACAGCAATTGAACGGCAAGTATATGACAAGGAGTGAACCAATTTCACCTTATACACCTAGGAAACCGAGTCATCCTGTTATACCGAATGTACCTAATCTAAATCATCTAAATAGTGGAAATTATACCAGGATGGCTACGATCCAACAACAAAACACGATCGATAGGAGAAAAAACGTAGAGATAGGCGGTAAGGAGCAGcatcaccatcatcatcagCATCATCAACACCAGCAGCATCACCTTCATCAACAGCAACATTTGCATCCGCATCCTCATCAACATCAACAGCATCAACAACAACCGCATCAACAACATCAGCACCAACATCACCAACATCAGCAGCAACAGCGTCGGATCAGCGAGGGCGATAAATCGTTAATCGCTCAACAAcaccagcagcagcagcagcagcaacaacaacagcagcagcagcagcaacagcaacaacaacaacaacaacaggaACCAAGGCAAACCGAAGCTGGAAGAAGACACAGTGTTCCGAGTATACCTTCTGGTTTCGTACCTGCAGTGCCGCAAAACAATCCAGCTTACCTTCCGCAACTGCCAAATACGCCCGGCAAGTTCCTACCGATTTTAGACCCCATGTACTATTCCGCATTCTATAATGGTTTATTCCCCCCGCCGATTCCGCCCACGGCTGCAACGTCGTTTTTACCGCCGGAATTTAGTGCATACTATAAAGAATTACTTGCTTCCTCGCAACCAAGACTGGGGATGGCGGGGCAGCACCAGCCGGCTGCTCCAACGTCTAAGTAG